One window of Marinomonas primoryensis genomic DNA carries:
- a CDS encoding Zn-dependent hydrolase, protein MQDLRINEKRLWDTLMEMGDIGGTKKGGCNRLAGTDLDKQSRDLFVSWCKACGCDVEVDKIGNIFARRPGKYNDLPAVGTGSHLDTQPTGGKFDGVFGVLSGVEVLRTLHDNNIETPTAMEFSVWTNEEGSRFQPAMQGSGTYVGRFDLETELNKTDVNGIRLGDELERIGYLGEMELGSRNMGAFFEAHIEQGPILEDEKKAIGIVRLGQGIRWYNIEVIGRPSHSGTTPMHLRKDAMLAAASIVTEMNAIALRHENGLGTVGFMQVWPNSRNTIPGNVKFSADLRNPRPDILLTMHEELIAFCEKIAKEHDLDVNIDPFWYFAPVEFNASDDVKAATEKLGYSHMDIYAGAGHDACYMADLVPTGMIFTPCLNGISHNEAEYSSPEECAAGANVLLHTMLEASERIAKEHQ, encoded by the coding sequence ATGCAAGACCTTCGTATCAACGAGAAACGCCTTTGGGACACATTAATGGAAATGGGCGATATTGGCGGAACGAAAAAAGGCGGTTGTAATCGTCTTGCTGGAACGGACTTAGATAAGCAATCTCGCGATCTTTTCGTTTCTTGGTGTAAAGCTTGTGGCTGTGACGTAGAGGTCGATAAAATCGGAAACATCTTTGCTCGTCGTCCTGGAAAATACAACGACTTACCCGCCGTCGGCACCGGAAGCCATCTTGATACGCAACCCACTGGCGGTAAGTTTGATGGGGTCTTTGGCGTACTTTCCGGTGTAGAAGTTTTGCGCACCCTTCATGACAACAACATTGAAACCCCAACCGCCATGGAATTTTCCGTGTGGACCAACGAAGAAGGCTCACGCTTCCAACCTGCAATGCAAGGTTCCGGCACTTATGTTGGTCGTTTTGACCTAGAAACCGAACTAAACAAGACCGACGTAAATGGCATTCGTCTTGGCGACGAGCTAGAACGTATTGGTTACTTAGGTGAAATGGAACTGGGCAGTCGAAATATGGGCGCCTTTTTTGAAGCACACATAGAGCAAGGTCCCATTCTTGAAGACGAAAAGAAAGCCATTGGCATCGTCAGATTAGGCCAAGGTATTCGCTGGTACAACATTGAAGTTATAGGCCGCCCTTCTCACTCTGGCACCACGCCAATGCACTTGCGTAAAGACGCCATGTTAGCGGCGGCTTCGATCGTTACAGAAATGAACGCCATCGCGCTTCGCCATGAAAATGGCTTAGGGACCGTTGGTTTCATGCAAGTATGGCCAAACTCTCGCAACACGATTCCGGGCAATGTGAAATTCAGCGCGGATCTTCGCAACCCACGCCCAGACATTTTATTAACCATGCATGAAGAACTGATCGCCTTTTGTGAAAAAATCGCCAAAGAACACGATTTAGACGTCAATATTGACCCTTTTTGGTATTTCGCCCCAGTGGAGTTTAATGCTTCCGACGATGTGAAAGCCGCCACTGAAAAACTCGGCTACAGCCACATGGACATTTACGCTGGCGCCGGTCACGACGCTTGTTACATGGCGGACTTAGTCCCTACCGGCATGATTTTCACACCCTGCCTAAACGGCATCAGCCACAACGAAGCCGAATACAGTTCGCCTGAAGAATGCGCTGCCGGAGCCAACGTGCTGCTGCATACTATGTTAGAAGCCAGCGAGCGCATTGCTAAAGAACATCAGTAA
- a CDS encoding TetR/AcrR family transcriptional regulator — MADQRVRRTKQSMNREVLESRILRSAEIIFAAKGFSGASMERIAEISKISKQNLIYYFPNKDLLYKRVLKEILDIWIEKLSLLESDGATPEDVIRGYVREKMQLSRLYPNGSKVFAHEVISGAPVLKDYLLSHLKPQFDRDVKLVKSWINKGLIDDIDPEHLFFTIWAATQTYADFSIQMEILLGKTSLDQTDFERAENAVTEFVVRALGAKKNI, encoded by the coding sequence TTGGCTGATCAAAGAGTAAGACGTACCAAGCAATCGATGAATAGAGAAGTGTTAGAATCACGTATATTACGCTCTGCAGAGATCATTTTTGCGGCTAAGGGCTTTAGTGGCGCATCTATGGAACGTATTGCAGAGATATCAAAAATATCCAAGCAGAATTTAATTTATTACTTTCCAAACAAAGACTTACTGTATAAAAGGGTGTTGAAAGAGATACTCGATATTTGGATTGAAAAGCTGTCTTTACTTGAAAGTGATGGTGCTACGCCAGAAGACGTAATACGTGGTTATGTGCGTGAAAAAATGCAACTTTCACGTTTGTACCCTAATGGCTCTAAAGTCTTTGCTCATGAGGTTATCAGCGGCGCTCCAGTCTTAAAAGACTACCTTTTAAGCCACCTTAAACCTCAATTTGACCGTGATGTAAAATTGGTTAAGTCATGGATAAATAAGGGATTAATAGACGATATTGATCCTGAACATTTGTTTTTTACTATTTGGGCTGCAACTCAAACCTATGCCGATTTTTCTATTCAAATGGAAATTCTATTAGGTAAGACCAGTTTGGACCAAACGGATTTCGAACGGGCTGAAAACGCGGTAACCGAATTTGTTGTGCGCGCTCTTGGTGCTAAAAAAAATATTTAA
- the cofG gene encoding 7,8-didemethyl-8-hydroxy-5-deazariboflavin synthase CofG produces MISVSEAISYEFATGPDLYALCQQAASARDNAWGMQLTFSKKVFIPLTNMCRDSCGYCTFVQSPDSIHSNYMTPEQVLKTAHEGAALDCKEALFSLGERPEERHQKARDLLAALGYDNTLDYLHDQCESVLTHTTLLPHVNAGALSFDELKRLKPVAASMGMMLENVSNELLKKGQAHYACPDKTPKRRLDTIEQAGRLDIAFTTGILIGIGESWEERVLSLIAIRDRHLAYGHVQEVIIQNFRAKAGTAMAGCQEPDLDDMKRTIAVARLILPDDISIQAPPNLEVEYGSYINAGINDWGGISPLTKDFINPERAWPQISSVAQACEGLGYSLAERLTIYDRFQHQEHKYLTPNLTQRVASLMSRAAQASRQLQGDIA; encoded by the coding sequence ATGATCTCTGTTTCTGAAGCCATATCTTATGAATTTGCTACTGGGCCAGACTTGTATGCACTCTGCCAGCAAGCCGCTAGCGCACGTGATAACGCTTGGGGTATGCAGTTAACCTTTTCTAAAAAAGTATTTATCCCATTAACGAATATGTGTCGCGATTCTTGCGGCTATTGCACCTTTGTACAGTCCCCAGATTCTATTCATTCTAATTACATGACACCGGAGCAAGTGCTGAAAACTGCACACGAAGGCGCCGCGTTAGATTGTAAAGAAGCGTTATTTAGTTTGGGCGAACGACCAGAAGAACGTCATCAAAAAGCACGAGATTTGCTGGCGGCATTAGGTTATGACAACACGTTAGATTATCTGCATGACCAATGTGAAAGCGTCTTAACACACACTACATTATTGCCACACGTGAACGCCGGTGCATTGTCGTTTGATGAGTTGAAACGACTAAAGCCTGTTGCCGCCAGTATGGGGATGATGCTGGAAAATGTTTCCAATGAATTGCTCAAAAAAGGGCAAGCGCATTATGCATGCCCAGACAAAACGCCAAAACGTCGACTCGATACTATCGAGCAAGCGGGTCGTCTTGATATCGCCTTTACCACCGGTATTTTAATCGGCATAGGCGAAAGTTGGGAAGAGCGAGTGCTTAGCCTGATTGCCATTCGTGATCGCCATCTTGCTTATGGGCATGTCCAAGAAGTCATTATTCAAAACTTTCGCGCCAAAGCGGGTACCGCCATGGCGGGTTGCCAAGAACCGGATCTAGACGACATGAAACGCACCATCGCCGTGGCGCGTTTGATCTTACCGGATGACATCAGTATTCAAGCGCCGCCAAATTTAGAAGTTGAATACGGCAGTTATATCAATGCCGGTATCAATGACTGGGGTGGTATCTCGCCACTCACCAAAGATTTCATTAACCCAGAAAGAGCATGGCCGCAGATCAGCAGCGTGGCGCAAGCGTGCGAAGGTCTGGGCTATTCGTTGGCAGAACGCCTCACCATTTATGACCGCTTTCAGCATCAAGAACACAAATATTTAACACCCAATTTAACGCAACGAGTCGCGTCACTTATGAGTCGTGCCGCTCAAGCCAGTCGTCAGTTACAGGGAGACATCGCATGA